The proteins below are encoded in one region of Triticum aestivum cultivar Chinese Spring chromosome 1B, IWGSC CS RefSeq v2.1, whole genome shotgun sequence:
- the LOC123118296 gene encoding uncharacterized protein, which produces MLRRACTLLRWCIDRAPPPFSLHYDGPTAARGRQVSEVQLYQCFTPLENSCYAHYFGNWRTHADCSPFQRLSVYADDVILFIKPTVADLSFTTMALQMFGEASGLHVNFPKSSAIMIHADETDTERVSHALPWRMDSSPCKYLGLMLSIKQLTRSDWQPVVDDVLNFLPGWQRGMVTRPGRLTLVNTVIRARPTHHLLVADAPKWDLERVDKSCRAFFWAGTEHIHGGKCLVAWQKVCRPKQLGGLGVLDLQKHGLALRLRWEWLRRTDDARPWQGLPLSMDAQVQSAFNSLVHWKVGNGERILFWKDRWIEGWTVAEIAPLVRAKVRTQVVNKRTVSKAWHLHRCANDISGELC; this is translated from the coding sequence ATGCTACGGCGTGCCTGCACTCTGCTTCGTTGGTGCATCGACCGAGCACCACCTCCCTTCTCTCTCCACTACGATGGGCCAACGGCAGCGCGGGGTAGACAAGTGTCTGAAGTTCAGTTGTATCAGTGTTTCACCCCATTAGAAAATTCATGTTATGCTCATTACTTCGGCAACTGGAGGACGCATGCCGACTGCTCACCCTTCCAGCGATTGTCGGTTTACGCGGACGACGTCATTTTGTTCATCAAACCCACAGTCGCAGATCTAAGCTTTACCACAATGGCTTTGCAAATGTTTGGTGAAGCGTCTGGATTACATGTCAACTTCCCCAAGTCTTCGGCGATCATGATTCATGCCGATGAGACAGACACTGAGAGGGTCTCTCATGCTCTGCCGTGGCGTATGGACTCTTCCCCGTGCAAGTATCTGGGCTTGATGCTCTCCATCAAGCAGCTCACCCGCTCGGATTGGCAGCCAGTGGTGgatgacgtgctcaacttcttaCCAGGATGGCAGAGGGGCATGGTGACAAGACCGGGCAGGCTGACTTTGGTCAATACGGTGATTCGGGCCCGGCCCACTCATCACCTGCTTGTCGCCGATGCACCAAAATGGGATCTGGAGCGTGTAGACAAGAGCTGCCGTGCTTTCTTTTGGGCTGGAACTGAGCATATTCATGGCGGCAAATGCTTGGTCGCTTGGCAGAAGGTGTGCCGTCCTAAGCAGCTTGGTGGATTGGGTGTGCTGGATCTTCAGAAGCATGGTCTCGCCCTTAGGCTCAGATGGGAATGGCTGCGGCGTACGGATGACGCTAGACCGTGGCAGGGGCTACCACTGTCGATGGATGCTCAGGTGCAGTCAGCGTTCAACAGCTTGGTGCACTGGAAGGTTGGAAATGGAGAGCGAATCCTATTCTGGAAAGATAGATGGATCGAGGGTTGGACCGTTGCTGAGATTGCGCCATTGGTACGGGCGAAGGTCCGCACGCAAGTGGTGAATAAACGGACAGTTAGCAAGGCGTGGCATCTCCATCGATGCGCTAATGACATCTCGGGAGAGTTATGCTGA